A portion of the Staphylococcus felis genome contains these proteins:
- a CDS encoding S66 family peptidase: MNLPLHLKQGDLIAIVAPSSGLAGEKDVRWRSKIGINNLKKLGYRVKVMPNALKDKEWNYHHPKARARELTDAFLDPEVKAILCTIGGNESARIIPYLNETTIRENPKIFIGYSDITALHLYFNTLGLVTFYGPALLTDFAENVALDRYTLDYLFRLIGDVRALGYIETSPYTRRFGLRWEESLKDIEREKTLNSNYVLIQGNQPASGPLIGGCFESLDKLRGTPYFPDINEFNDKILFIETSEVITEPWSFEETMRSFGYMGIFHRINGMVIGRPQNGTYQREYHMSIVKILKEFDLETMPVIGNASFGHNEPKCTLPYGIKAKISIAPVALYIEEPAVK, translated from the coding sequence ATGAATTTGCCTTTGCACTTAAAACAAGGAGACCTTATTGCCATTGTTGCTCCGTCATCGGGATTAGCCGGTGAAAAAGATGTGAGATGGCGTTCGAAGATTGGGATTAATAATTTAAAAAAGTTAGGATATCGCGTAAAAGTGATGCCTAATGCATTAAAAGATAAAGAATGGAATTACCATCATCCTAAGGCGCGTGCTAGAGAACTTACAGACGCTTTCTTAGATCCAGAAGTCAAAGCTATATTATGTACAATTGGTGGCAATGAATCAGCGCGTATTATACCATATCTGAATGAGACAACAATTCGAGAAAACCCCAAAATTTTTATAGGCTATTCCGATATCACTGCACTTCATCTTTATTTCAATACCCTTGGACTTGTCACATTTTATGGACCTGCTTTATTAACTGATTTTGCTGAGAATGTAGCGCTTGATCGATATACACTTGATTATTTGTTTCGATTAATAGGTGATGTTCGTGCATTGGGATATATTGAGACATCACCATACACCCGTCGTTTTGGACTGAGATGGGAAGAATCTTTAAAAGATATAGAACGTGAAAAAACGCTCAATTCAAATTACGTTTTGATACAAGGTAATCAACCCGCATCAGGGCCTCTTATTGGGGGATGTTTTGAATCATTGGACAAGTTACGAGGAACACCTTATTTTCCAGATATCAACGAATTTAATGATAAGATACTTTTTATTGAAACGTCAGAAGTAATTACAGAGCCATGGTCTTTTGAGGAAACAATGCGTTCATTTGGTTATATGGGCATTTTTCATAGAATAAACGGCATGGTTATAGGACGACCACAAAATGGAACGTATCAAAGAGAATATCATATGAGTATTGTGAAAATTTTAAAGGAATTTGACTTAGAGACTATGCCGGTTATCGGTAACGCCAGTTTTGGACATAATGAGCCCAAATGTACATTACCGTATGGGATTAAAGCTAAAATTTCAATAGCACCAGTAGCCCTTTATATTGAAGAACCTGCAGTAAAATAA
- the mutL gene encoding DNA mismatch repair endonuclease MutL, producing MGKIRELKTSLANKIAAGEVVERPSSVVKELLENSIDAGATEINIETYESGVRSIRIVDNGSGILKEDLGLVFHRHATSKLKEDEDLFHIRTLGFRGEALASIASVAKVTLQTSPDGINGYEVYAENGEILSEKPAKARQGTDIKVESLFYNTPARLKYIKSLYTELGKITDIVNRMAMSHPHIRISLTNDDKGILRTNGSGRTNEVMAEIYGMKVAKDLVHIKGDTSDYHIEGFVAKPEHTRSNRHYISLFINGRYIKNFLLNKAVVEGYHTLLMIGRFPIVYLNIEMDPILVDVNVHPTKLEVRLSKEDQLYQLIVEKIREAFKDKVLIPQNDFKNKYQPQKVLEQFEQQKMRFDAQQRQEQQDPVSDSHSVQSAQVNEPSHHYTSNDDSVTNTTADNAYVDAQREILEEMSNDSIDASVLSENAIDQQASLSEEVTETNTTAQRRIPYMEVVGQVHGTYIVAQNEEGMYLIDQHAAQERIKYEYFRDKIGEVENENQSLLIPLTFNFSKDEYYIIEQYKEELSKAGIFLEPFGAHDYIVSSYPVWFPKEEVEEIIKDLIEYVLEHKKVNIAKFREEAAIMMSCKKSIKANHYLKHHEMADLINQLSKMSDPFTCPHGRPIIINFTNYEIERLFKRIQ from the coding sequence GTGGGAAAAATCAGAGAATTAAAAACGTCATTAGCAAATAAGATTGCAGCAGGTGAAGTGGTTGAGCGTCCAAGTTCAGTTGTAAAAGAATTGCTGGAAAACAGTATTGACGCTGGAGCAACAGAAATTAACATCGAAACCTATGAATCGGGTGTCCGTTCTATTCGAATTGTAGATAACGGCTCTGGCATATTAAAAGAAGATTTAGGTCTCGTATTTCATCGTCATGCTACGAGTAAATTAAAAGAAGATGAAGATTTGTTTCATATTCGCACATTAGGCTTTCGTGGTGAAGCATTGGCAAGTATCGCATCAGTCGCCAAAGTGACATTGCAAACATCTCCAGACGGCATTAATGGATATGAAGTGTACGCTGAAAATGGTGAAATTTTGTCAGAGAAACCAGCTAAAGCGAGACAAGGGACTGATATCAAAGTAGAGTCATTATTTTATAATACGCCTGCACGCTTAAAATACATCAAAAGTTTATATACAGAGTTAGGTAAAATTACGGATATTGTAAATAGAATGGCTATGAGTCATCCACACATTCGTATATCCTTAACAAATGACGATAAAGGTATTTTGCGTACAAACGGCTCTGGACGAACGAATGAAGTGATGGCTGAAATTTATGGTATGAAAGTTGCTAAGGATTTAGTTCATATAAAAGGTGATACAAGTGACTATCATATCGAAGGTTTCGTCGCTAAGCCTGAACATACGCGTAGTAATCGCCATTATATTTCACTGTTTATCAATGGTCGCTATATTAAAAACTTTCTTTTAAATAAGGCTGTTGTTGAAGGATATCATACATTGTTAATGATTGGGCGATTCCCTATTGTATATTTAAATATTGAAATGGATCCCATATTAGTCGATGTTAATGTACATCCAACTAAGTTAGAAGTGCGTTTATCAAAAGAGGATCAGCTTTATCAGCTCATTGTTGAAAAAATCAGAGAGGCTTTTAAAGATAAGGTGCTCATTCCTCAAAATGACTTCAAAAATAAATATCAGCCACAAAAAGTACTCGAACAATTTGAGCAACAAAAGATGCGTTTTGATGCACAACAACGTCAAGAACAGCAAGATCCTGTTTCGGATAGTCATAGCGTTCAATCAGCTCAAGTAAATGAACCATCGCATCATTACACTTCAAATGATGACAGTGTTACTAATACCACAGCCGATAATGCATATGTAGACGCTCAACGTGAAATATTAGAGGAAATGTCTAATGATAGTATTGACGCGTCAGTTCTATCAGAGAACGCGATAGATCAACAAGCCTCCTTGTCTGAAGAAGTCACAGAGACAAATACAACAGCTCAACGTCGTATACCTTATATGGAAGTGGTAGGTCAAGTACATGGGACGTATATTGTCGCTCAAAATGAAGAGGGGATGTACCTTATTGATCAACATGCCGCGCAAGAAAGAATAAAATATGAATACTTTAGAGATAAAATAGGAGAAGTGGAAAACGAAAATCAAAGTTTATTAATCCCTTTAACTTTTAATTTCTCTAAAGATGAATATTATATTATCGAACAATATAAAGAGGAACTCAGCAAAGCAGGTATTTTTCTAGAACCATTTGGTGCACATGACTATATAGTCAGCAGTTATCCAGTCTGGTTTCCGAAAGAGGAAGTTGAAGAAATTATTAAAGACTTAATTGAATATGTACTTGAACATAAAAAGGTAAATATCGCTAAGTTTAGAGAAGAAGCAGCCATCATGATGAGTTGTAAAAAGTCTATTAAAGCCAACCATTATTTAAAGCATCACGAAATGGCTGATTTAATTAATCAACTCAGTAAAATGTCAGATCCATTCACTTGTCCTCATGGAAGACCTATCATTATTAACTTTACCAATTATGAAATTGAACGTTTGTTTAAACGTATCCAATAG
- a CDS encoding MIP/aquaporin family protein encodes MNVYLAEFFGTALLLLMGGGVVANVNLKKTYANGADWIVIAIGWGLAVTLGVYAVGQFSGAHLNPAVTFSFAINGDFPWNQVPGYIIAQILGGIVGGVLTWLMYLPHWRETEDKGAKLAIFSTGPALKNYTANFISEIIGTAVLTAGLLFIGSNKFTDGLNPLIVGALIVAIGLSLGGTTGYAINPARDLGPRIAHAILPIPGKGPSGWSYAIVPILGPLVGGMIGTVLYRLVFKGTFDIWTIATIIVTILTLLFGMIMNRKSKNGDIAKIF; translated from the coding sequence ATGAATGTCTATTTAGCTGAATTTTTTGGTACTGCGCTTTTATTGCTTATGGGTGGTGGCGTTGTAGCAAATGTAAATTTGAAGAAAACATATGCCAATGGTGCTGATTGGATTGTAATAGCAATCGGTTGGGGATTGGCTGTTACACTAGGTGTGTATGCTGTAGGACAATTTTCAGGCGCGCATTTAAATCCGGCAGTTACATTTTCATTTGCGATCAATGGTGATTTTCCATGGAATCAAGTTCCTGGTTATATTATTGCGCAAATATTAGGTGGTATTGTGGGTGGTGTACTCACATGGCTCATGTACTTACCACATTGGCGTGAAACTGAAGATAAAGGTGCTAAATTAGCTATTTTTTCTACTGGACCGGCACTCAAAAACTATACTGCAAACTTTATCTCTGAAATTATCGGAACAGCTGTATTAACGGCAGGTTTATTATTTATTGGTTCAAATAAATTTACTGATGGACTTAATCCACTCATAGTAGGTGCTTTAATTGTTGCTATTGGTTTAAGTTTAGGTGGGACAACGGGTTATGCTATCAACCCTGCTCGTGATTTAGGTCCACGTATCGCACATGCTATTTTACCTATTCCGGGTAAAGGACCAAGCGGATGGTCATATGCTATAGTGCCTATTTTAGGTCCTCTGGTAGGTGGTATGATTGGTACAGTTCTATATCGTCTTGTTTTTAAAGGGACATTCGATATTTGGACAATTGCAACTATTATTGTAACGATTTTAACGTTACTGTTTGGTATGATAATGAACCGAAAATCAAAAAACGGGGATATTGCAAAAATCTTTTAA
- a CDS encoding glycerol-3-phosphate responsive antiterminator: MKPYILPAIRSMKDLEKLTKTDYETCVLLDTHIGHLRSMMHFMKQNQLQPFVHIDLIKGMSHDEFAAEYIIQTYKPKGVVSTKTKIIKKAKALGVITIFRVFIIDSHALERSIELIERIQPDYVEVLPGIADKVIHQIHAKTGVSVIAGGLIETAEEVQHAIDNGATYITTSVRQLW, from the coding sequence ATGAAACCGTACATTTTACCAGCGATTCGTTCAATGAAAGATTTAGAAAAGCTCACTAAAACTGATTATGAAACTTGTGTTTTGTTGGATACGCACATAGGTCATTTAAGGTCAATGATGCATTTTATGAAACAAAATCAATTGCAGCCCTTTGTCCATATCGATTTGATTAAAGGAATGAGCCATGATGAGTTTGCAGCAGAATATATTATTCAGACATATAAACCTAAAGGTGTCGTATCAACTAAAACAAAAATCATCAAAAAAGCCAAAGCGTTAGGTGTGATTACAATCTTTAGGGTATTTATTATAGACAGCCATGCACTTGAACGAAGTATCGAATTGATTGAACGTATTCAACCAGACTATGTTGAAGTATTACCTGGTATTGCAGATAAAGTAATCCACCAGATTCATGCTAAAACAGGGGTATCTGTCATTGCAGGGGGATTAATTGAAACTGCTGAAGAAGTACAACATGCCATTGACAATGGCGCAACGTATATTACAACAAGCGTGCGTCAATTGTGGTAA